ccctgacatacagtagtgttcaaaataatagcagtccaatatgactaaccagattactcactgtttttggtataaatgaTATTACCACAAACAATTTACCATTTGGTAAAGTAAATTCTAAGAAAACCACTAGACTCCGCATTCATGAACTGAAGGTTTTTGAggctgtgtattagaataattaattgaaatgtgggggggtgttcaaaataatagcactgTGGAGTTCAGTtaatgaggtcaatcattctgtgaagaaacaggcgTGAATCATGTGGCCCTTATATAAGGGTGAAGCCAGATCATGCTGTACATacagggtcagactggggtgtctgggaccctacagctatatgcaaataaatTAGCCGTTATCCCCGATATAGTGGTGCATCTACTGTAAAATACaggtggctcctgcacatctactgtgtgcaCACCATAAGAGGAATGTACAATTATGGTAGTTTGCAAAAGCAAGTTTTCACCGATCCACAGGTTCGGAAGGCAATAACTTATTGATCGGTGGAATACGACCATTGGAAACTGCACCGATCTGAAGAATGGGGAACTTTATCTCCTGACATGACACTTTTATCCCAGTTTTAAAATGGAGCTGCAGATGGGGTGTCTGACCGCAGCGCCATTCATCATCtttgggggcttccagaaaaagccaagtgcagccccttagggaatgaatggatcagtggtcgagtAATACATGCCGCTCCATACTAATGAGGATAAGAGTTCACattctgcagatcagtgcaggtcccagcagtcggatcCTCACCAGTCTATAACTTAACACTTAtcctttggctacgttcacacgttcagtatttggtcagcatttttcatcagtgtttagtatttggtcagcatttttcatcagtgtttgtaaggcaaaaccatagTCAGTACCGTATTTGGcattcatgctgccctaggcactgtaagtggtcacTCCTCCTATTGGCTAGTCAGACAACAGTCTCATGCAGCCGTCATTGGTACATATAGAAATTCTATTCGTATTTTTCACAACTACAGGTAACCATTATAGGCTACGAGGCAGTCCACATATCCGTgatttttcacggactgtgtgcctGTGCAAAACTTACGGagatttgtcttttttttacagTACAACATATGGAAAGTgctaacacaagtctatgggtccagaaACAAAACATATCACATGGGTAGTATTAGTACACAGTCCGtgcgccatccgtgtgctgtctgtgattaacattgcaaagtagcagaggctttgtcatttatttatccatctgtgaaaaccACCAACgataactgatggtaaaaacgggcaTACTGACTGTACACTGATGAGACACAGACTGTGTACTGATGATACACAAACCATAAACTGATGACGCAccgactgtacactgatgacacacggaccatacactgatgacacacagaccgtacactgatgatgcattgaccgtacactgatgacgcatggaccgtacactgatgatgcAGGGACCgtacgtacactgatgacacacgggctGTACACTGATGACGCACGGACCTTACTCTgttgacacacggaccgtacactgatgacgcacggaccgtacactgatgacgcacggaccgtacactgatgacgcacggaccgtacactgatgacacacggattgtacactgatgacgcacagaccgtacactgatgacacctgAACCATTTTACACATACGTGTTTAAACACAGAAGAGTGAAAGATGCCGAAAAGTGCCCATTACCATTAAATAGTAGTTAAtgtacccatacacattagactaaggtCAACCAAACCCGCACATATCAATGTGCTTGGCCGACAATGTGATCCTAGATTAACACATCCATGTGTTACAATCTGAGAGAAGCCGAATAATTTTTTCTCAGTGGTCATCCAGGTTGCTTAAATTGTTTTATCCCGTTTTGTTTAACTGAAGAAGTGCTCACTTCCAGCCAATACAAAACCTTCAGAAGGTCACATTTTTATTCATGTttatcactaaggctggtttcacattagcgttgcggacggctgcggacttcctccgtgaagccccaccctcggccgcacctccgccgctagctccgccaacTTCTGCATACGGCCggcatgcagcctgcgtacctatctttaacattaggtaggcagctcatgcggctgtatgcggatgcttccgcatgcgtcgttttgactagttttctaataaatatgtatctttttctaaaaactcccgctgtcctcctatatgtatatcgttatatggggagtagcttgtgaagtgagccgagatatggtctctggccactgttctattatgagtctgggtttatttGGTGTGCTAATTATTTCTGTGTTTATCACAGCAGGTCCCAGCAATACAAAAATGGACTTTAGAGCCCGTGACGGCACATGGCTCACGCAAATTGATAGCGTTTTTAATGACACCAATGAATTGGGCATGGAGGGGAATTCCAGGGGGTTACAGGAGACGGTGGCGACGTTTAAGGACCTATTGAGAAAACGCACCAAGGTCTGGTGGAATCATGCGTTCCTGGATAAATACCTGCAAAAGGGATTAATCCCAAGGGGTTTAAGAGTACAGGTATTCCCGTCTTTCCCGGTGGATGATGTTGCCATTAGGGAGAGGTGGGAGGAATGTGCCAGCAAATGTTCAGTGGGATTCATGGAGATTCTCAAAGAAATGAATGCTAGTTCCCTAAAAGAAATGGAGACTGAAATTGAGAGCCTACAGGCGGTTATCAAAACAGAGATGTCTGGGGAAACCCTAAAGAAATTTAAGGAGGAGGTGGATAAGGAAGTTCAAAAATGGGTGGAGGACATCCAACAAGTAAAATCTAAGGAATTTCAGCGGGATAGCAATGATAGACAAATGAATAAAATGTACAGATGGAGAAATGGGAATGAACGATCACGTCCTTTTTTCCGAAACGAATCACGCTCCAGGTCTCGATCTACATCATATAAATCCACCACATCTATGGAAGAAAGACATGGAGGGAAAAAAGGCCTCCAGGATAAAAATAATGAGGGTCCGCATGGGAGTGACAGAATGACCACTAGACAAAATGTAAAGAAGGGAACAGTGACCAAACAGTCGGACGTTCGGGCCCAGGGAGGGTTACAGGTAATCAACCTTTctgaccatgtcctcaccaattgcCAACTTAGGGTGCTTGGGAGAGGTTTATCATTCTCACCTACTAATGGTTTTAATTTCTTCACAGCTCTAAAAGATCTTCACCTGTTTTCTCGTAAACTGGTGTTGAAGAAATTGCACTTTGGTAGAGGACATGGGTCGGATCCTCTGGGCTGCACTGAGGAGGAGGCTCTCCGGATTTTGGAGGAGCTTTTGGAGGAGCAAACTACAACGTCTGGAGGTGAGTTTCCATCGGCTATTTTTCCTAAGTCCActaggtttccccccttgtctctgTGTCCTGCGGTGGAGGTATTCACGAAATTAGTTACGGAAGATCTTAAGAAGCTTTCCACACGCAGAGAGTATGACAATTTGACGAAGAAAGCTATTCGTCAACTCCAGTCTATGGAGGATGTGGTCATCAAagcagcagacaaggggggaaacatcgtggtATGGCCGGTGGAAAAGTATGAAAAGGAAGCCTTTAGACAGCTCCGGGATGGCAATGTTTACACTAAGCTTTCCCGGGATCCGGGGGCCTCCTTCTCGGGGAAGCTACAGGGAATTTTATATCGGGCATTTGAAGATGGAGTAATTAATAAAAAGGTGCTAGATGGTCTGATTGTTAAATTTCCAAGGGTTCCAACCTTTTACCTTCTTCTCAAGGTCCACAAGGACCCGG
This region of Ranitomeya imitator isolate aRanImi1 chromosome 1, aRanImi1.pri, whole genome shotgun sequence genomic DNA includes:
- the LOC138657513 gene encoding uncharacterized protein, which gives rise to MEGNSRGLQETVATFKDLLRKRTKVWWNHAFLDKYLQKGLIPRGLRVQVFPSFPVDDVAIRERWEECASKCSVGFMEILKEMNASSLKEMETEIESLQAVIKTEMSGETLKKFKEEVDKEVQKWVEDIQQVKSKEFQRDSNDRQMNKMYRWRNGNERSRPFFRNESRSRSRSTSYKSTTSMEERHGGKKGLQDKNNEGPHGSDRMTTRQNVKKGTVTKQSDVRAQGGLQVINLSDHVLTNCQLRVLGRGLSFSPTNGFNFFTALKDLHLFSRKLVLKKLHFGRGHGSDPLGCTEEEALRILEELLEEQTTTSGDCFVCVGSTSPIDHGGVLKQAVALYDILFYSLQEYGSWILGVHAVVRVRALASVPAPLVSGLFTSVDVDSVARFLAANHHLLDVGRATGW